From the bacterium genome, the window CAACCGCATCAAGGCGTCGGCTTGCTCCAAGAAATCCTCGCATCGCTCTGCGGCACCGGCCGCGCAGGCACTACGGGCCAACGCGAGAAAGGCGTAGGGATTGTTCGGGTCGACTTGCAGCGCCCGCTCGAATAGAGAGCGACCCCTATTCGCATTTCCTGCTGTCTCCGCTTCGAGGCCACCCAGGACGAGACGTGTCGACGCCTTGCGCGCTGCGTCGCCCTCGCCCGCAATCTGGGAGATGCGGAACGGCTCCACCCGCGGGGTGCGACCCATCCCCGCGCACCCGAGCAGCAACGCGACTGCAAGCAACACGGCGAACCCTCTACGCACTACAAACGATCCAGCCATCGTTCGAAGAGCCGCTGAATGACAGCGCGGGGATTCTGCCCACGCCGTTCCCCCTCGCGACCCCTTTCCTGCGGCGCACGTGCCCACGCCGGACACGTACGAGAGGGCTCGGTTCCCCGCAGGAAGTACTCGGCTTCTCGCTGAGGACAACCGTTCAAAGCCAACGCGCCGGTCTCAGGATCCACGTCCACACTCAGCACGTCACCCGGAGGGACGAAACGTCCGCGGATCTTTCCTCCCGTCGCCTCGCGTACGAAGAGCGCCCACAAGGGCACGGCGACCTTGCTCGACGAAAGACCCATGCTCCGTGGTTGGTCGAAGCCGACCCATACTGCCACGACCAGCTCCGGCGTGAAGCCTATGAACCATCCATCGCGTTCCTCATCACTGGTCCCGGTCTTTCCGGCGACGGGCCCCTGGATCCCAGCCCGGCGCAAGGCAACCGCCGTACCCCGGTCCACCACGCCCTGCATCAAGGACGTCGCCAGAAACGCCGTGCCCGCGTCGAGCACGCGCTCGAAACGGATCTCCTGGCGTTCGACGGTTCCGCCCCGCGGGTCGACGACATCTTCGAATGTCCGGATCTCTGGTCGCACGCCGCGGTTCGCGAGCGTTGCGTAGGCTCGCGCCATCTCGAGGGGCGACACATCCGCAGCGCCGATGGCCAGAGAGGGGACTGCGGGCAGGGGACTCTCGACACCCAACCGATGTGCAACCTCCGCGATGCGGGCGACACCTACGTCCTGCCCGAGCCGCGCAGCCGCCACATTGAAGGAGCGCTCCAGGGCCGTGCGCACCGGCACCGTGCCGTGGAACTTGCGATCGAAGTTCCGCGGCTCCCAGGGCCCGGTGGTCGTCGGCACACTGAGCGGCGCATCCGAGAGGTGACTCGCAAGCGTGATCCGGGGAGTCCCCCCGACCGGCTCGAGCGCGGCCACGTAGACGAAGGGCTTGAAAACGCTCCCAGCCGGGCGGCGTGCCTGGGTGCAGCGATCGAACTGGCTGTCGGCGTAGCTTCGCCCGCCCACCATCGCGACCACCTCCCCCGTCTGGGGGCGAAGTGCGACCAGGCAGGCCTGAAGCTTGTCGGGGCCCTTGGTAAGAGAGGGGTGCTTCTCCTCCAGCGCGGCCAACCCTTCTCGAACCGCCTGGGTGGCGGCCCGCTGCAAGCGGAGATCGAGGCTCGAATAGATCTCGAGACCCTCGGTGGTCAGGGTGGTGGCACCATAGAACTCGGGCAACTGTCGTCGTAGGGCGTCGAGAAAGAACCTCGCCTCCCGCGGCTCCGGCGTCACCGTGGCGACCTTCAGCGGCCGGGCCGCAGCCAACTGATAGGCCGCCCCTTCGATGCGGCCCTGGTCGAGCATCAGCCGCAGGACGAGATCTCGC encodes:
- a CDS encoding PBP1A family penicillin-binding protein, whose translation is MLLVSLAGGFMLGRMVRELDRTVVARFEGRLFRVPSRVLSAPTILYPGLDWKRVGLRGTLERLGYREIGRDADIPVGRFHWSRRGVRLHRRAFDHPSRPEPARMVKIRFAGNSIEELRDARTGRELGALFLEPELVGAYYGPDHEQRDLVHVGDVPQHLLDAVLAVEDQRFHQHPGIDIRRIAGALVANLRAGGITQGGSTLTQQLVKNFFLTPARSYERKAQEAVMALLLEARYDKQAILEAYLNEIYLGQRGSTAIHGVGEASRLYFGQSVRHLELHESALIAAIIQSPNGLSPHRQVEGATRRRDLVLRLMLDQGRIEGAAYQLAAARPLKVATVTPEPREARFFLDALRRQLPEFYGATTLTTEGLEIYSSLDLRLQRAATQAVREGLAALEEKHPSLTKGPDKLQACLVALRPQTGEVVAMVGGRSYADSQFDRCTQARRPAGSVFKPFVYVAALEPVGGTPRITLASHLSDAPLSVPTTTGPWEPRNFDRKFHGTVPVRTALERSFNVAAARLGQDVGVARIAEVAHRLGVESPLPAVPSLAIGAADVSPLEMARAYATLANRGVRPEIRTFEDVVDPRGGTVERQEIRFERVLDAGTAFLATSLMQGVVDRGTAVALRRAGIQGPVAGKTGTSDEERDGWFIGFTPELVVAVWVGFDQPRSMGLSSSKVAVPLWALFVREATGGKIRGRFVPPGDVLSVDVDPETGALALNGCPQREAEYFLRGTEPSRTCPAWARAPQERGREGERRGQNPRAVIQRLFERWLDRL